AATAGCCGGGATTGACGATATGGACAAGTACGCCAATCAAATGTTCAAAGAAGGCTCTTCTCTGCAGGGAAAAACACTCAAGGAGATATTCTATCAGGATTTCAAAGATTATACCTTTGGCAAATACAGGATTGGAATCGGGCAGGTCTTCACCATGGACAAGGAAAAGATCTCGGAGATGGAAGATTCACTGATTGCGTTCATGAAACAGCTTTGTGCCGAAAGAGGCTATCATTTGCTGATGCTTTTTGTGACCGATATTCTTGACCAGACCTCAGAAGTCTTATTTTCCGGAGAAGAAAAAGAATTAATCTCGCTTGCTTTTAACGTTGATCTGGGTGAAAACAGCGTTTGCCTGCCCGGCATCGTTTCCAGAAAGAAACAGGTTGTTCCTTTAATTTCAGTGGCTGTCGACAAATAATTTATTTTAATAATAAGTTCAACAGCCCAATCACGAAACCAATCAAGGCTCCCAGATTAACAACAGCGTTCAACTCGTTTTTCATTACCGAAAGCACAAGTCTCTCAATCTCCAGAACATCCATATCATTTACCTTTTTTTCGACAACACCGGCTATATCAAACTGTTGGATATAGCCTCCAAGCTTTTTCTGCACGAATACCGAATAGATTCTGTCAACCATACCGGTAAGATGTCTTTCCTCAATCTCAATTTTTTGCATGAATGCCGCTAAGGGTTGATTCTCAAGAACCGCCAGTTCTTCTCTCACGATGGACTGGATCATATCCTGGCCGTTTTCCTGGATGTATGCGTCAACCTTTGCTCCGATCGGAGCAGCCACAGACATAATTAATTGGTCATTGACCATCAGCGCGAGCATTGTGCCATGAACCTTTTCCTTAATCGCGCGTCTGCCCTCCCGCACAATGACTGTGCCGATATCCATCTTAGAGACTCCGGACATGATCTTGCTGCAAATGATGTTTTCGGCTTGTTCTCTCAGAACCTGATAGGCATCCTGTGAAACAAACCCAGCGAAGATATTTTTTAGGGTATGATGCTCATCCATTTCATAAAGTGAGCTGCCAATTTCCTGAACGATTGCGTTTTTTATGTTTTCTGACAAGAACATATTCTCTACATCTTTACTGGTTAAAAGGTTGTTCCCGACCGCATTGCCCAATGCTTTGGCAAGCTGCCCCTTTCTCTTTGGAAAAATGCCGGGAGTAAACGGCAATGCCCAATTCCCAATTTTAATTGGGTTGATGGGCCGAAAGAGCATCTTAACCGCAATGTAGTTTGTGACATAACCGATGATAGCGCCGATAACCGGGCCTGCTGCAATTTGAATTAGATTCATTGATGATTCTCCTCTTAAATAAATCGGAATAAATAAGTACGGATTCGCAATACCAATGTATATTTTAGCGATTATTCAATTATTTGTATAGCTATAATTGTACATCCTGTAATTGTTGACAAACAAAGGGAATTTAACGTGTACTTCTTATATACCCCCTTGGGGTATATAAGAAGTACACTCAATAACTGGGGAGGGTTTCAGCAAATGAGTCAGGATAAGCATCGTTCCAAGATGGTGAAAATGGTCAATGTCACTTTTCAAAAATCCGCCTGCCAAGCGGACGAATGCGTCGTGAAAGTTCCATCCGGCAGTACCATACTTCAAGCGGCAATCACTGCCGGCGTAGATCTTCATAGTGCCTGCGGCGGCAAAGGAACCTGCGGCAAATGCCGCGTCATCCTGCCCCCGGAAGACCGTACTGAACCGCTGCCGGAAGAAAAAAAATTCTTAAGTGCTGAACAAATTGACGCTGGTGTTGTCCTGGCCTGCAAACGAACTGTCGAATCCGACAGGCAGATCATCCTGATCGAACAAAAAGATGTGTTTGACCGCAAAACACGACTTGAAGATGACAACCGTGTCTTTGAACTTGTACCGCTGGTACACAAACATGCTGTACACGTGAGTGTTCCAAGCACTTCAGATCAGCGTTCCGATTGGGAACGTTTGGCCGCAGGGCTTCCCGCATCGGCTGCTTCGCTGCGTTTTAACCGCGGGATTGCCGCCAAATTGCCCAGAATTCTGCGTGATGCTTCTTTCCAGGTTACGGCTGTTACTGCCGGAAATGACCTGCTGGCTGTCGAATCCGGAAATACGCTGGACCGAACCTTCGGCTTGGCCATTGACATTGGAACTACGACCGTGGTGGCTTATTTGATGAATCTAAACAACGGAAAAATTATTGCGCGTGAGGCAATAACCAATCCTCAGCAGGGCGCGGGAGCTGATGTCATTTCCAGAATCAACTATGCCTCAGATCACCCCGACGGCTTGGTTCAACTGCAGATACAGGTTGTCGAAGGTTTAAATCAGATCATCGCCAATATGTGCAGGCAGAAAGGCATTGCCCCCGAGGAGATTTACCAAGCTGTTGTCGTCGGCAATACCACAATGAGCCATTTATTCCTCGGTATTGACCCAACCTATCTGGGTCCTGCACCTTTTATCCCGGGTTTCCGCCAGGCGGTTACCGTCAAGGCTTCCGAGCTGGGACTCCGGATTCTAAGCGATTCACCAGTCACCGTCCTGCCGATTGTCGCGGGCTATGTCGGTTCCGATACGGTCGGTGTCATGCTTTCGGGGAAGATTGACCAATTGAAAGGCATTCATCTCTTTATCGATATCGGAACGAATGGGGAAATGGTTTTAGCTGGAAAGGGAAGAATTCTGACCTGTTCTACTGCAGCCGGTCCGGCCTTTGAAGGTGCCGGAATCAAATTTGGCATGCGAGCTGCCGACGGAGCAATCGAACGTGTTAAGATTACGGACGACGTGGAACTTGGGGTCATCGGCAAAGAAAATGAATCTGTACGTGGCATCTGCGGCTCCGGTTTGATTGATGCTATTTCCGAAATGCACAAAGCCGGGATTATCAATTCGCGGGGACGCATCATCGACCACGCAAGCGCCTCTGAACTACCACCGGCACTTCGGGACAGAATCCTGAATGACAATGGGATCCGAGAGTTTGTCCTGGCCTGGAAAGAATCGGCCACTGGGGAAAATATCACGATCACCCAAATGGATATCCGCGCACTTCAGCTGGCCAAAGGTGCCGTGCTCGCAGGGGTCCGGATCCTGATGATCCATCTCGGTGTCAAACCGGACGATCTTGAAATGATTCATTTGGCAGGCGCGTTTGGCAACTATATCGCCAAAGAAAGCGCCCTTGGCATTGGCCTCCTGCCGCAGGTCCCCGTCGAAAAAATCCAATCTATCGGCAACGCTGCAGGCAACGGTGCCCAGATGGCCCTGCTTTCGACCATTGAAATGAGCAGAGCAAATCGTCTCGCCCGGGATGCCGAACATATCGAGCTGTCCACCGAAGAGCTTTTCCAGGATGAATACATGGAATCTCTCGCTTTAGGACAGCGTTATTGATGTAAAACTATATACCTGTATATACACTTATTCACAATTGTGTGTAGGCTGTGGATAACTTTGTGGAAAAATATCCCTCTATGCGAATTGATTTATCATTCAACATCAATCATTGCAGATTGATCATTCCATATCAACAAGATTATCATCATTCAGGTCTTTTCTTTTGCCGCTAGCCAGATAGATGGTCCATTCACCCAGGTTTGTCACATGGTCGGCTACCCTTTCTAAGGAAAGCGCAACGAGCAGCAGATTGATACCCTGTGAAATATTTTTTTGGTCTTTTTGCATTAAATGCAATAGATCTTCATAGACCAACCTGTATAGTTGGTCTACCTCTTTTTCTTTCACTGCCAGGCTTTGCGCCATTTTTAAATCTTTATTCGTATACGCAATGATACTGTCTCTGAGCATCTCCCGCGCCAGTTTTGCCATCTTAGGAATATCGACCAGCGGCTTCACCAAAGGCTCATCGCTTAATTTAATCGTTACTTCCGCGATATCGACAGCGTGGTCGGCGATGCGTTCGAGGTCGGTAACAATCTTCAGCGCGGTCCCGATGGTTCTCAAATCACCGGCCATAGGCTGCTGCAGGGCTAGCATGGTTAAACATTTGTCTTCGATCTCAAGCTGAAAATTATCCACAATATCATCGTCCGCCAGAACCTTCTCTGCCAGTTTCAAGTCTCTTTCCTCAAGTGATTTCATTGCGGAGCTGATGACGTTTTCCACGAGATTACCCATCATGAGGACATCATGGCTCAGTTCTTCCAACGATGTTGCAAATGAATTTCGGGTCATAATACATTTCCTCCTTATCCGAATCTTCCAGTGACATAGTCCTCAGTCCTTTTGTCCAGAGGCTTGGTAAACAGTTCTTTCGTAACGCCGTATTCTATGACTTCCCCGTTCAGGAAAAATGCCGTGTAGTCTGAAATCCTGGCGGCCTGCTGCATGTTATGGGTAACAATAACGATGGTGTATTGTTCTTTAAGATCAAGGATCAGGTCTTCCAGCTTTGCCGTGGAAATCGGATCCAAAGCCGATGCCGGTTCATCCATCAGCAGTACTTCAGGCTGCACAGCCAGTAAACGCGCAATGACAAGCCGCTGCTGCTGCCCGCCGGATAATTGCAGCCCTGAACGGTTCAGCCGGTCCTTGACTTCATCCCAGAGAGCTGCTTCCTTAAGGCTCTTCTCAACAATTTCACTCAGTTTCTGCTTATCTTTCAGGCCATGGGCCCTCGGTCCATAGGCAACATTATCAAAGATCGACATCGGGAACGGATTCGGCTTTTGAAAAACCATTCCAATTCGTTTGCGGAGTGTTACCGGATCAATATCCGAGGTATAAATATCTTTATTGTCGAGATATACATTTCCTTTGACGGTTGCTCCTTCGACCAGGTCATTCATACGGTTTAGCGTTTTCAGGAAGCTGGACTTGCCGCACCCTGAGGGTCCAATCAGCGCAGTAACCTGATTCGCAAGGATTGGTAAGCTTATTGCGTGTAAAGCGTGAAAGCTTCCATAATACAATTCCAGGTCTTTGGTTACCATTTTATTATTTGTTTCTGTTAAGTTAGCTAACATTGATTACCACATCTCTCTGTCAGTGACTCTGGCCGTTTCGTCCTGCAAGCCTTCCCATAAGACTATTGGCCAAAAAATTTATGATAACGATCACGATAATGAGCACGGTAGCACTTGCATAGGCATTCTTGGCCGATATTCCTTCCGACGCTAAAATATAGAGATGAACGGAAAGCGTCCGGGTTGGTTCAAGTATTGAAGTCGGCAATCCTAAGGAACTGCCTGCGGTCAGGATGACTGCCGCTGTTTCTCCGATTGCCCTCCCAATCCCCAAGATAACACCGGTTGCAATTCCGGGAAGCGCCGAAGGCAAAACAACTTTTCGTATGGTATACCATTTAGTTGCACCAAGCGCAAGACTGCCTTCACGGTATGAGTCCGGCACTGTTTTAATGCCTTCTTCAGCAGCTCTGATAATGGTCGGCAGGACCATAAATGCCAGTGTCAGCGCACCTGATAGAATGGACCATCCCATCTTCAGGGTAATGACGAACAGGACAAATCCAAATAAACCGAAAATAATTGAAGGTACAGCAGCCAGTGCTTCTGTGGCAAAACGGATGATTTGTACCAGCCGGCCCTTTTTTACGTACTCCGTCAGGTAGATGGCTGCACCAACCCCTATAGGTGTTGCCAGAACAATGCCTGCTACTGTCAGGTAGATGGTGCCGATAATGATGGAAAAAATCCCGCCTTCCTTGCCCATCCGCTTCGGTTCCTGGGTGATAAAATCCCAGCTTAGCCCGCTGATTCCGTTGATCAGAATATGCGCGATAATACTGAACAAAACCAGAAGCGTACAGATCGCAAACAACCAGAGCAATAATTTTGCTATTTTTTCTTCCAGCCGGGCTGATGCTTTCATTATTGCCACCTGCCTTTTGCACCAAACTGTACGATCAGGTTTAAGATCATGATAAAGATAAATAGGATGATACCGGTGGCAAATAGCGCTTGTTGATGTTCCCCTGAGGCATATCCCATTTCCATCACGATATTTCCTGTGAGCGTACGGATCGGGTCAAATAAAGTTCCGGGTATACGCGTCACGTTGCCTGTGACCATGATGACAGCCATGGTCTCCCCGATTGCTCTTGACATGCCAAGGACGACCCCTGTGATGATGCCCGAACGGGCTACAGGCAGTGATATCCATTTGATAGTCTGCCAGTAATTGGCCCCCAGCGCATAGGATCCGTCTTTATATTCGCTGGGAACCGCGCGCAGCGCAGTCTCGGAGAGATTCAGGATGGTAGGCAGGATCATGATGGCCAGAATCAGGGATCCTGCCAAAATGCTAAAACCTGTTCCGCCAAAATGGTTCCGGATTAAAGGAACAATGACTGCCAGGCCATAAAAACCGTAGACAACGGATGGAATCCCAGCCAGCAGTTCGATTGCAGGTCTTATCAGCTTAGCAGCTTTAGGCGGGGCAATCTCAGCCATAAAGATGGCTCCTGCGACCCCGAAAGGAATTCCCAGGACAAGCGCTCCCAAAGTTACAAGTATGGACCCGACCACCATCGGCAGGATCCCGTAGATGCCATGGGTTGGATCCCATGTTGTTCCGAGGACAAAATCAAAAAATCCTGTTTTCTGCAAAACAGGCCAACCCGAAATGATGACAAATACGGCGATCAGCGCAATGATAAAAATAGCAGCGACAGCGCTGAGAAGGAGTATTTTTTCAACGATGATTTCACTTTTTTTAAGGTGAATGCTTTTCTGCATGGATTGGTCTCCTCCGACGATTTTCCTAGTTATACAATAGCAATTATTTGTTGAGAAGACTTTGCGGAATTGTAACGATTTTGTAAATGTATGCTATCGAAATATCCGCATTAAATAACAAGAGATGCCTTAATAATCAAGACATCTCTAATATTTTCGATATATTTGATTTTATTAAAACTTAATAGTCATAGCTTGTTCCTCAGCATAAAATAGAATCGTGAGCCCCGCCCCAGCGTACTCTCCACTTGTATCCTCGTGCCATGGGTCTCCAGAATATGTTTGACAATCGCCAATCCGAGTCCCGTCCCCCCTTGTTTACGATTCCTGCCTTTATCAACCCGGTAAAACCTTTCAAAAACCCGGGGTAAATCATGCTCCGGAATTCCAGGCCCGGAATCAATCACCTCAAACAGTATTCCGTCAGACTTTTCGGAAGCGACGATTTTGACCTTTTCCCCTATTGCGGAATATTTTATAGCATTGTCCGTCAAATTTGTCAGCACCTGCTCGATCATGCTGTAATCTCCCCAGGCATATGGCAACTTCTCTGGACAAACGACAGTAAGTTCGATTTGCCTGGCTTCAAGCTGAGGCCTTAACTTTACCTCCAGTGAGTGCAGTAAAGCACTCACATCAATTTTCTGCCATTCCACCGAATCTTTCCCGGATTCAATTCTGGATAATTCCAGCAGGTCATCAACGAGCATCCGCAGCCGTTCTGATTCTGTCAAGATGATTCTGACAAATTCTCTGGCCGTCTCAGGGTCATCAAGCGCACCATCGAGCAGCGTTTCCGCATATCCTTTGAGTGAAGTGACAGGCGTTCTTAATTCATGGGATACATTGGCAACAAAATCCCTGCGCATTGTTTCCAGTTTCCGGAGATCCGTAATATCATGAAGCACCATGACGGCCCCGATGTTGGTATTCCCCTTTCCGAGAATCGGCGTAATATTAACTTCAATATTTTTCTCGTGCGGGGATAATATTAATAAATCATCCTTGGCGGCCTTATGCGTTTTTAGTGCCGTGTCAATCAGTGTACTTAATTGGTAATTGTTGATAATCTCAATTTGATGCCGATTGACATTTTTCGGTTCGATCTCCAGAATCTTCAGGGCTGCCGGATTAATCAAATCGATCTTACCATCTTCTCTGAGAAAAATAACGCCACTGACCATATTCGCTAAGACTGTTTCAAGCTTGCTTTTTCCGGTTGAGACTTCGTCAATCATTTCTTTCAGTTGCTGGGCCATTTGATTTAAAGCCTGCCCAAGTTTCCCGATCTCATCCTGACTGGTCGTGTAGGTACGCAGGCTGAAATCACCCCCAGCAATATTTTGAGCTGCGGCTGTCATTTCCTGAATCGGCCTTGTCAGACGCTGCGATAGCTTAAACCCTAAGATGCCGGCGATTACTGTAGCCATTAAGAGAGCTATGAACAGCATGCTCCACAGTTTGGATAGGGCCGTCGTAATTTCGGGCATCGGAAGCGCCAGGCGAACAAAGCCCTTAATTTCCCCGTCTTTCTCAACAGGCAGCGCCAGATACATCATTTGCGTATTAAGCGTTGTACTTTCTCTCTCCGCTATCCCGACACCTTCGCTGATCGCCTGGTGGATTTCGGGACGCCCGAGATGGTTCTCCATAAGCGTCGGCAGCTGCTCAGAATCACCCAGAACAACGCCATTTGCATCGATCACCGTAACCCTGGTGCTAGTAACGTTTGCAAGATCACCGGTAATTTTTTCAATATCCGAGACCATATTCAGCGAACCAAATTCATCAATAACCATTTCTCTGACCAATTTCGCCTCAACCAAAAGTTTAGCCTGCAGATTTTCAATAAAATAGTTATCGAGCACCTTGATAAGATAAACGCCTGATACAAGCATTGAAAGCAGTGCTAGTGCAATAAAGCCAACTGTGAATTTCATTTTCAGACTTTTCAACATCAGCCCCGCTCCTTAAACCTGTATCCGATCCCTCGAACCGTCTGGATATAAGACGGATTTTTAGGGTCGGGCTCAATTTTTTCTCGAAGCCTGCTGATATGAACATCAACAATCCTGGTATCACCCGCGAAATCATAGTTCCATACTCTGTCTAACAGCTGATCTCGACTTACCACTTTTCCTCGATGGCGGATTAAATACTCCAGTAGTTCAAACTCCTTTGGCGTAAGCGGTACAATCTGATCATTCACGCTAATTTCACGTCCGGAAAAATCAACAGCCAGCCTGTCGATCAAAAAAGTCTCGTGGTCAGGTGCTGCCTGAGTCGTTTGGGCCCGCCGCAATAAAGCGCGTACCCGGGCAATAAGCTCTCTCGGACTGAATGGTTTTGTCAGATAGTCATCCCCGCCAAGTTCCAGACCAAGAATTTTATCCAGCTCATCATCTCTCGCCGACAACATAATAACAGGGAGAGAACTGTCTTCTTTCCTGACTGCTTGGCAAATTTCATAGCCATCCATTCCAGGAAGCATAATATCAAGGATAAGCAAATCGGGTTTTTCAGAGCGAATTTTCCGCAGTGCGTCAAGTCCATCTCCTGAAACCTGAACTTCATATCCTTCTTTTTGAAGATTATAACTGATCAAGCGGGCAATCGCTTCCTCATCTTCCACAACCATAATTCTTTTGCTCATATCGTCCTCCCTTAGGAAAACCTTTTTTATTCAAAAATTAATGTCACTCCAATAAGTACAAGCTGTGTTTATTTCATATTATATAACAGAGTAATAGGTATTTCATCTTTCTGGCAAAACCAATTAAACAGGGTGGTAAGCCAACCCTGTTTAATCAAAATGAACTATCTTCATATTTTTTTGCCAAATTACTTATTTGACCAATACAAGACCTTCTTTTTGAATGACGCTTTGTCCTTCATCCGACATGACAAAGTCAATATAGGTCTTCACTGCACCCGCAGGCGCCGCTTTGGTCAGATAGAGGAACGGACGCTGGATTTTGTACGAGCCATTCAGGACATTCTCCGCATTGGCCTCAATACCTTCTACGGTTACTGCTTTCACCGTGTCATCAATGTTTGCCATAGAAATATAGGCAATCGCATTCACATCACCGGCTACAGAAGTTCTCGCAGCACCAGTGGAGTTCTGGACAATCGCTTTGTCACTGATCGGATTATCTTTGCCCATGACCAGTTCTTCAAATGCTCCGCGTGTTCCGGAACCCGCTTCTCTGGTAATCACATTGATTGTCTGGTTAGCTCCGCCAACTTCTTTCCAGTTGGTGATTTTGCCGCTATAAATCTTTTTAATCTGCTCGATGCTCAGATCTTTGACTACGTTTTTAGAATTGACTACGATAGCAACGCCATCCTTACAGATAACGGTTTCCGTCAGACCGGTCTCTTCAGGTTTCAGCTCACGGGAAGAAGATCCGATATCCGCGGTGCCTTCCTGGGCAGCTTTGATTCCTGCTCCGGAACCGCCTCCCTGGACGTTAACTTTTATGTTCGGGTTTTTCGCCATGAATGCTTCTGTGAGTGCTTCAGAAATTGGCTGAACCGAGGTGGACCCTGCGATGGTAATTTCTGCGGACTCAGTCTGTGCCTGCTGTTGGTCGGATTGGGAAGTGCTGTCTTTGCTTCCGCAGCCGGTGAAAGCTAAAGCCAGAATACCTACCAATATAAGCGTAAACAATTTTTTCATTTTTTAGTTCTTCCTCTCATTATTAAAGTTTTCAGTATAAACTGATCTCCTTCAATGTTTTTGCTATATATACAATAACAATTTATTATTGCGTAGACTTTGCGTAATTGTAACAATTCTGTAAATATTGCATAAAAAAAATGCCTCCGGTTTATTCTGAGGCATCTTTATTATGTCCTATATTTATGTCTTATTACTTCTCTCATTCTTTCCTGCTTTTTAGGGATTACCTTTACTGCCTGTCTGCCAGAACAATCCGAGGTTTTTCTCAAGAGACTTGCTGTCTTTGATGTTTCTGCGCCGCATCCAGTGTTTTGGAAACAGCTTTATATATTTCTTGTTGCTGTACCGCTCGTCAATAAGCAAAACGGCACCGATATCGTTTTCGCTGCGAATCACCCTGCCGGCAGCCTGCATCACCTTGTTCATTCCGGGATACATATACGCATATTCATAGCCGAGACCGTTTTTGCTGTTAAAGTAATCCCGAATGATATTCTGCTGAACACTTAGCTGGGGCAGTCCCACGCTTACAATCGCCGTACCAATCAGCCTGCTTCCCTTCAGATCAATGCCTTCGGAGAATATTCCGCCGAGCACGCAGAAAGCTACATAGGTTTTCTCAGGATTCTCTTTGAAACTTAGCAGGAAACGTTCCCGTTCTTCTTCAGCCATTGAAGCTTCCTGGGCCACAGCGGTGATATCGGGACAGGCCGAAGCAAACTCGGCAAAAACATCGTTCATATATTTATACGATGGAAAATAAACAATGTAATTCCCCATTTTCTGGGCGACAAAGGAACCAATCATCCGGGTAATCTGGTGAGCGCTTTGTTCTCTTTCTTTATACTTGGTCGAAACAGAGTCAGCCGTCAGCACGCAAAGCTTCCGATGATCAAATGGGGAATCGAGAGAGAGAATATGGTCTGCTTCACCTCCGCCAAGTACCTCCCGGAAATATTCCAGCGGAGA
This genomic stretch from Dehalobacter restrictus DSM 9455 harbors:
- a CDS encoding DUF445 domain-containing protein; the protein is MNLIQIAAGPVIGAIIGYVTNYIAVKMLFRPINPIKIGNWALPFTPGIFPKRKGQLAKALGNAVGNNLLTSKDVENMFLSENIKNAIVQEIGSSLYEMDEHHTLKNIFAGFVSQDAYQVLREQAENIICSKIMSGVSKMDIGTVIVREGRRAIKEKVHGTMLALMVNDQLIMSVAAPIGAKVDAYIQENGQDMIQSIVREELAVLENQPLAAFMQKIEIEERHLTGMVDRIYSVFVQKKLGGYIQQFDIAGVVEKKVNDMDVLEIERLVLSVMKNELNAVVNLGALIGFVIGLLNLLLK
- a CDS encoding ASKHA domain-containing protein, with the translated sequence MSQDKHRSKMVKMVNVTFQKSACQADECVVKVPSGSTILQAAITAGVDLHSACGGKGTCGKCRVILPPEDRTEPLPEEKKFLSAEQIDAGVVLACKRTVESDRQIILIEQKDVFDRKTRLEDDNRVFELVPLVHKHAVHVSVPSTSDQRSDWERLAAGLPASAASLRFNRGIAAKLPRILRDASFQVTAVTAGNDLLAVESGNTLDRTFGLAIDIGTTTVVAYLMNLNNGKIIAREAITNPQQGAGADVISRINYASDHPDGLVQLQIQVVEGLNQIIANMCRQKGIAPEEIYQAVVVGNTTMSHLFLGIDPTYLGPAPFIPGFRQAVTVKASELGLRILSDSPVTVLPIVAGYVGSDTVGVMLSGKIDQLKGIHLFIDIGTNGEMVLAGKGRILTCSTAAGPAFEGAGIKFGMRAADGAIERVKITDDVELGVIGKENESVRGICGSGLIDAISEMHKAGIINSRGRIIDHASASELPPALRDRILNDNGIREFVLAWKESATGENITITQMDIRALQLAKGAVLAGVRILMIHLGVKPDDLEMIHLAGAFGNYIAKESALGIGLLPQVPVEKIQSIGNAAGNGAQMALLSTIEMSRANRLARDAEHIELSTEELFQDEYMESLALGQRY
- the phoU gene encoding phosphate signaling complex protein PhoU — its product is MTRNSFATSLEELSHDVLMMGNLVENVISSAMKSLEERDLKLAEKVLADDDIVDNFQLEIEDKCLTMLALQQPMAGDLRTIGTALKIVTDLERIADHAVDIAEVTIKLSDEPLVKPLVDIPKMAKLAREMLRDSIIAYTNKDLKMAQSLAVKEKEVDQLYRLVYEDLLHLMQKDQKNISQGINLLLVALSLERVADHVTNLGEWTIYLASGKRKDLNDDNLVDME
- the pstB gene encoding phosphate ABC transporter ATP-binding protein PstB, encoding MLANLTETNNKMVTKDLELYYGSFHALHAISLPILANQVTALIGPSGCGKSSFLKTLNRMNDLVEGATVKGNVYLDNKDIYTSDIDPVTLRKRIGMVFQKPNPFPMSIFDNVAYGPRAHGLKDKQKLSEIVEKSLKEAALWDEVKDRLNRSGLQLSGGQQQRLVIARLLAVQPEVLLMDEPASALDPISTAKLEDLILDLKEQYTIVIVTHNMQQAARISDYTAFFLNGEVIEYGVTKELFTKPLDKRTEDYVTGRFG
- the pstA gene encoding phosphate ABC transporter permease PstA, whose product is MKASARLEEKIAKLLLWLFAICTLLVLFSIIAHILINGISGLSWDFITQEPKRMGKEGGIFSIIIGTIYLTVAGIVLATPIGVGAAIYLTEYVKKGRLVQIIRFATEALAAVPSIIFGLFGFVLFVITLKMGWSILSGALTLAFMVLPTIIRAAEEGIKTVPDSYREGSLALGATKWYTIRKVVLPSALPGIATGVILGIGRAIGETAAVILTAGSSLGLPTSILEPTRTLSVHLYILASEGISAKNAYASATVLIIVIVIINFLANSLMGRLAGRNGQSH
- the pstC gene encoding phosphate ABC transporter permease subunit PstC, with protein sequence MQKSIHLKKSEIIVEKILLLSAVAAIFIIALIAVFVIISGWPVLQKTGFFDFVLGTTWDPTHGIYGILPMVVGSILVTLGALVLGIPFGVAGAIFMAEIAPPKAAKLIRPAIELLAGIPSVVYGFYGLAVIVPLIRNHFGGTGFSILAGSLILAIMILPTILNLSETALRAVPSEYKDGSYALGANYWQTIKWISLPVARSGIITGVVLGMSRAIGETMAVIMVTGNVTRIPGTLFDPIRTLTGNIVMEMGYASGEHQQALFATGIILFIFIMILNLIVQFGAKGRWQ
- the pnpS gene encoding two-component system histidine kinase PnpS is translated as MLKSLKMKFTVGFIALALLSMLVSGVYLIKVLDNYFIENLQAKLLVEAKLVREMVIDEFGSLNMVSDIEKITGDLANVTSTRVTVIDANGVVLGDSEQLPTLMENHLGRPEIHQAISEGVGIAERESTTLNTQMMYLALPVEKDGEIKGFVRLALPMPEITTALSKLWSMLFIALLMATVIAGILGFKLSQRLTRPIQEMTAAAQNIAGGDFSLRTYTTSQDEIGKLGQALNQMAQQLKEMIDEVSTGKSKLETVLANMVSGVIFLREDGKIDLINPAALKILEIEPKNVNRHQIEIINNYQLSTLIDTALKTHKAAKDDLLILSPHEKNIEVNITPILGKGNTNIGAVMVLHDITDLRKLETMRRDFVANVSHELRTPVTSLKGYAETLLDGALDDPETAREFVRIILTESERLRMLVDDLLELSRIESGKDSVEWQKIDVSALLHSLEVKLRPQLEARQIELTVVCPEKLPYAWGDYSMIEQVLTNLTDNAIKYSAIGEKVKIVASEKSDGILFEVIDSGPGIPEHDLPRVFERFYRVDKGRNRKQGGTGLGLAIVKHILETHGTRIQVESTLGRGSRFYFMLRNKL
- a CDS encoding response regulator transcription factor; translated protein: MSKRIMVVEDEEAIARLISYNLQKEGYEVQVSGDGLDALRKIRSEKPDLLILDIMLPGMDGYEICQAVRKEDSSLPVIMLSARDDELDKILGLELGGDDYLTKPFSPRELIARVRALLRRAQTTQAAPDHETFLIDRLAVDFSGREISVNDQIVPLTPKEFELLEYLIRHRGKVVSRDQLLDRVWNYDFAGDTRIVDVHISRLREKIEPDPKNPSYIQTVRGIGYRFKERG
- a CDS encoding phosphate ABC transporter substrate-binding protein gives rise to the protein MKKLFTLILVGILALAFTGCGSKDSTSQSDQQQAQTESAEITIAGSTSVQPISEALTEAFMAKNPNIKVNVQGGGSGAGIKAAQEGTADIGSSSRELKPEETGLTETVICKDGVAIVVNSKNVVKDLSIEQIKKIYSGKITNWKEVGGANQTINVITREAGSGTRGAFEELVMGKDNPISDKAIVQNSTGAARTSVAGDVNAIAYISMANIDDTVKAVTVEGIEANAENVLNGSYKIQRPFLYLTKAAPAGAVKTYIDFVMSDEGQSVIQKEGLVLVK